ATGAAAGTCATAAGATTATGAGTTCGCAGTCAATGAGAGATCATTTGCGAAATAAAAAACCTTTTGttatattattaagaaaaagtGTTGAGGCAGCCAGCCAACCACGGGGGTGGAAGAATATATACAAacaggaaggaagaagagggcTTCTGTACATGTCGTTTCTGCGATCAAGAAAACCAACGTCTCTTCCcgaaaccaaaaaccaaaaccgCTTTCTCAACACCTCTAAATTAACTCAGCGAACATCGGGTGGGGCGGTCAAACTACTCCCAGTGCAGCGGCTATCTCCGTCTACATTAGCAACTACCTCGTCCTTGCAGGGGCCGCCGGATTTCTCTACAAAGGCGGAGCTTTTGCATCTCTCGCAAAGAAATTTTGCAGGAACCGAATCAGAGTCTGGGATTCCGGTACACCTAGTGTGCCGCCACACGCCACAACAATCACAAGCCAACATTCTTTCTCCGTCATCATCCTTGGCCCCACAAGTGCAATCTACTGTCCATCTCTCGGTCCCCCTTTCCATCCTAAACTTACTCCATACACTCTTTGCGTTGCACCTCCCTCTCACCCGAACATGTTCTGCTGATCCTAACAAGTGCTTGACCTGGGTGGATTCATCAACATCGCCGCAGTCAAGCAACTCTTCAGCTTGAAACCTTTTTAATATCAAATATACATCTTGGAAAGCTTTCGATGCTGCTAGCTTGAGATCAGATACGGCAGCATTTGACAGGACAATCAGTTCGGGAGGAGGATTAATGAAGGAACATTCTTCAGATTCATCTATAAATTCCACACTACACAAGACACATGTCACAGATGGGTCGTTAGCTGACATCTTTTCAGGCTTGTAGTCTTTCACAAACTGCTTGCAGTCAAGTAGCTTCTCAGCTGAGCTGATTGCAAGATCCCTTGTTACCTGGGGCACGTCCTTCATCATAGTTTGGGGTTGGAGCATGTACTCATATAAGAAGCGCAAGTCCAGCACGAGAGTTTCTTCTGATATGCTGCTAGAGAGAGAAGAACTAGAGCAAGCAGTGCTTCCCTTTGATGAGACACTCCCAGCCACGAGTCTGAAGAACAGTTGACATACAATCTTCCTTAATAGTCAACACAGGTAAACATTACAAAGTATAATGAACTAATTAGACGTAGCTTTTTAAGTTCTAAGACAATAAGTTCCACAACTTGCAGAGTTTCAACTTCTAATAAACTATGCCAAACTGATATTTAAAACTCACAAGTTCTTAGAActctaaaattcaaaataaacatATATCGGCAAAAGTATATAACAGTACAcacaacatgcaccaaaatgcgaCTTTAATATTAAGAACCAAATAACTCCAGGGCATTTAGATCTTTATCTATGGTCAGATGTTTTGATACCAGGTTAAAAGCCGATGATTGTTTAATTTAGTAAACATCATATGCATCTTGTAAAAACAGTTAAAAGTGTAAAGCTGGCCTGACCAAACTGTGGTGGAGCTGGAAGAGTCAAAAAATGTATGATGTGCTCAAATGAAACTCGTATAAATGCTTTAGGAACACCTAGAAGACAGATCTGGACACCACCTAGAAGAGTATGGCTCCAGAGAAGCTCATAAATCTGTGTTGATTGAGAAGTGTTTCCATGTGCATGTCCTTTACATATAGGACAATAAGGGTTTAAagataaacaagaaaaaaaaatcttgtacTAGTGAAGTTGAGCAAACCTGACAAGGAGTGTCAATGTGACTTTAGATGAATTGTTGAACGATGTAAAAATCTTGATCGTtcaatgtgttttaattatccCTATCTTAGTGAAGTGAAATTCAAAGCTTGACAGTGCAGAACGCACTTTCTGGAGAAATTGTGTAGGGATAACACGCAAAGAAAATTCCTTTGCAATGACATTACTATACAATTTCCAATCAAACGGACTTCAGCTTATAGTACCATCAATAGGCCTAACTGAAAGAGCACATGAACTGTACTAAATATATGAAGTATATTGAACATCGGGGAATGGCTAAAGAAGATGCAGGCTAAATGTACCAAAGAAAAAATAACAGTAAATgaattttattcattttaaacTATAGAAACTAACCATATGAATTTTCTTTgaagcaaattaaaaataaataaataaatgttactAGGGCAAATTTTCTGAGGTTGAGAATGATAACTAACCGGTACTCAAAAGCCTCTGTACCAGGATTGTATCTGGAACAAACATGCATCCCATCCCCCACCATTTTCCCTCCAAGTTCCCTAAGGCAATAATCAAGGAGTTCTGGCGAAGCCACCTTAAACACAGCACGTTTAAGATTACGTGCACTTACCCAATTAGAACCAGAAACAGCACGCAACACTTTGAACATGGCCTCTTCAACACATTCAATATCACTCTTAGTCCATGTACACAAAACTCGTGAGGCGGAGGCAGTGCCTTGCTTCTTGCACATGGCATCATCAACCCTTGACGAATACTTGTGAGCATCGTGGACCAAACTAATGAGGAAACCAAAGAGATCTCTTATATTGTCAAGCTCGCATTCTGATAGAGACTGGTATCGCGAGATGATGTCATGGACATGAGAACCATGGTTTTGACCTTGGGAAAGAAAGATGGACAACGGTAGGCTAGAGAGTGTTTCAACAGCCAATTTATAGGCATCACGAGTCAGAGCAAAACTACCAGCAGCAAATTCATAACCCCAATCACCATACCAGGGATGCCCTTTGATAATTGAATGAAGTAGTCGATATTCCAACCCATACTTCTTTGACACATCCATCACACTGACCATTCTGCTCATGTGTAGAAAATGACAAATAGGAGTTTATGTCATGGAAGACTTGCAATAACTAAACAAAACGGGCAATGAAAACGACCacgtacaaataaattaataaaaacaaaaacaacgcAATTTTTTCGTGAAATCAACAAAACTCTTAAAGGAATACATACATTAGCTCAGTGCATAGATTCTAAATTAATTACATAAAGGTATTCCttcacataaaaataaaaaaatacaaaacaactAAGGGTGCTCTATATGCAACATAAAAACCTCAACCCTGAACACTAGTCCAAGTAGCATGGTGGTATTTCATTCCCTCCATTACAAGGGTCGTTATGGGTCCGATACTAATAGAGTACAGTCAAACGCAAGTAGGGCTTGTGCAGCCCTGCAATttgaagcaaaacaaaaaaatactaGCTAGAACTATAAGCGTGATAAAAAAGTTGGGAAGCTGTGGGAGAGAAAAGTTTGTGCTGGTATTTTGTAATTACCATATTCATTGCATTTAACTTTTAAATTTACTTTTGAATTTATTTGAAACTAAAGGGACAATATTGACAGTATGCATCTTATAATTGACAAAGGGTTCCCTCTCCTAGGCCTTTTCAGAAACCAGTCTATCTTGAGCCCCTCAAGCACAAGACTAGCATATTATCTTACACTGTTGGGTGGTTGTTTTGCAAGATCTTGACTGAAGCTTTTAAAAACGCATTGTACCCAGATAAATAAGGAGAGATGAAAACAGAGACAAGAATCATTGATTCCCTATTTTGTGCATTCTTGTACATTCAAGGCCCTCGGTAGTGCTAAaaagggggaaaaaaaaaaagcctaaccTGACTCCAAGTAATTTACAGAGCCGGTCCCAAAAGTCCATTATATGACATCCTGAAAGAACTCTCGAGCCACCTTCCCTTCCATTGACCCTAAGAAGGTGTCCAAAACCATTCGAATGGACTACTCCATGCAGAAGATGAGTTGTGTTCTCTAACTGGTTATATACCCAGTCTTCAAAATCTTTTGTACTTGCATCAAGATTGCAAGATTTGCACCTGTAACAAAGACACATCAACCACCATGTAAAATCACAACCCTATCAATGGTAGTCACAAGGTAGGAAATTAGCACGAATTATTGTGTGAATCATTCAGTAATCTGATCCAACCAATTGCACAAATTAAGCAAACCTAAAAGTTCCAGAGGAATCAGGCCCGTTCAAGGGGCACAATCTATCTTACACTTGCAACCTCTTAATATTTCAACTCGGACAGTTCAAAAAGAATATGATGACACCAAAAGAATAAACAATttcttacaaattttaattttttatattgtaTGCGCTACAAAAGTTGAGATTGTAATTTGTTACTTGTAGCACATACAATTCCAAAATCTAAAGGAATATAATACACCAAAAacacaattaaaaatatttccCTTACACATAAACAATAATTTTGAATTGCttcataaaataatttaaaggaTAGTGCCTCAATAAATCTATATGTATACCCAGACAACAAAAAGGTCGACCTAAGTACAAAAAAAATGCAGAAGGAACAATAATATGATAAGGATGACCAGGGCCAGCCTTGAAGGGATAAAAGTTAAGTGCATTAAAATAAACATATACAGATAAAAGTATTTAAGTCCTCACTTGGATTCGTAGATATGCACAACATCTCCACAGCACATACAAGGCTTGTGATATCCACCAATGGAATTACCATCAGCCTTAATAATAAAATGATAACGTTTCCCGCAAACTGGATGACCACTCCATCCTAAATGTTTGAAAAGGAATATAAAAGGTCAGAACTCACCTACGATGACTATTGTTGGTTGGTAACATTTTAGCAAAACATTCAAACAAGTAGTTCTATTCTAACAAAACCCTAAGATGATTACAATATCAAGGGCCCGTGATCCCTAACCATAAACTAGAGTGCATAAGGTCAATTCCCTGCTTCAGTCGTACAAAATAAACAGAACAATAAAGTACCACAAGAGGCTCTGAAATGAGTTTCATGGCAGGTTGTAAGAGGTTGAATATTTGAAAATGGGGTTGGTCATTACTTCTTGGTCATGAATTTCTTTGCAGCCAGCACAGGTAACAGAAAAATATACGGTTGATAACTTCTGAGTGTGCTCAAAACCCACTAGAATAAAACATTATTCAACCGCCTTCTAAAATGACACCCTAGTCACTTCAAATTATGAAGAACTAAATACTTAATTCACTAGAGTTTACAAGAGACTGTTACGTGAATGATCTTGACATTCATATCACAATATTGCGGCATGTCCTAAAAGTCATTAACCCTCTCTTAGGCTTTCGTATTAGGTTCAGTAATCGATTCAACGTATGTGTATGCAGTTGCCACACGAGTTTCAAGAAAAGGTAACTACATGAAAATGCACAGAAATCACATTGTTTTACTCATTAAAAAGAATTTAGGCTCGATATTTTGATGGCATTAAATCCCCAAGTAAAAGACTTTAGATTGCAGAGGGCATATATGGAACAAGTCCACTGCCCCCAGCCACTAGTACGTGTAAGACTCTCCACACAGCCTTGTATCATTAGCCCGGGATGCCACGGTGGTGGTGAACCCGTCCCATATAAGTCATTCTCCTCCGAGTAGGGTAGCTGTGACGAATCAGACAAAGTAGGTGTGATTCATTTGTCCAGCCAGGGATGAGGGACCACGTAAGTCACCTTCCGTAGGTATTATCTTCTCGTCCGTTTTCTCACGATACATACAGTTCAATGACAATAAAGTAAAAAGCTTCGAGCACTAAAGAATGTTTCAACTCGCGAGATTACTAGGATATTTTAAAACGGAATTTACAAGAAGAATAAGAGAAAAGTAACGAGTTGGAGAAATGAGTGGGTGAGTGAACTCACCAACGACTCGGCAGTGATCACAATAGACGGATCTAGATCTGGCGACGTCCTCCTCCACGATGTCGAGACAGACGACGGCAGCGTCGGCTGGGGATGATGAAGGATCGTCATCCCCCGCCCTGAAGAGGATCTGCCACGTCATGAGGTGAGGGGAGAGGGAAGAGGGCGGTGGCAACAACGCGTGCTTAGAGATGAAATCCATGACGCTGCTCCTGAAGGGCCCCACGCGGCGGTTGGGCGACGCCGACGGGAACGTGAAGAAGTCATTGAGATCCGCCGTGATTCGCCTCTTCATCCTTTTCAGCGGTCGCTCGttcaccaccatcaccatcgcGGCCTTCAGAGCTTCAGATCTAACCTGACTGGTTTCCAGAATAAAAGAGGAGGAggcggcggcggaggaggaggagggcggAGAGGAATATTCGGTAATAGTTACAATATTTTGGATTTTAGCGAGGGCTTtcttttcttcgtcttctctctTGTTCGTGTCTCAACCCTCCTCCCATTCATTTTCGCATCATAATAATAAAATTCGTTTCAAaattctcttcttcctttttctttttcttaaaaaaaccTGTTAAAAATTGGAGAACtgataaaagaaacaaaaaaacttgagATGACTAAAATACCCTCACTATATCTTGGAGGTGGGCCAGGTGGCCTCATGTTAGAAGGAAAAGGACAGTGCGTACATCCCTCTAATTCAGCTGATAAAAATATGAGTACGATATCTacacaatttattttattttttacacatgttttttatttttggcagttggattagatgaattgaaaaatatcaaggaacAGAAATCATCAAAgctgtgtgaaaagtaaaatgagatgtgtggataacaTACCCTAAAAAGATCTTCTAATTGTGGCTCAAGACCTAAAAGCAAATCAGATCTTCTTCGTTTAAAAAATATGTGCTTTTTTTATGGTCTTAATTATTGTTTGAAATGTGACAAAATAGTTAAGAAATGTTAGATTTATAAACACGGATAAATTAATagttaaaaatagagaaattacaTTCATTTTAAGTGCAGAAGATATGATTTCAAAAATGCTAAAAACGTTTAGTCCAAATCATAGAGCTCTCTTAATTTCCATGATGAGTCCCAGCCAATCTCTAGAGGCTCTTTCCAGATGTAGCAAACAGTTGTGCTTTCTAACCCTTTCCTGCTCTATATGGAATTGACTCTGCTAGGCACTCGGTCGGGAGTTGGCTCTCCCGTGGTTTTTCTTTGGAGTGTCCTCTTGACCTTACCGTCAAGGCAGGGTTCCGATGGAGCTTTTGTTTAATCTCGAGGAATGTCAAGTTCACAACTTACGGTCTATTTTAGGAGAAAGACTTACATGAAACAGATTCATCTTTATGTAAGATTCTCTATCTAATAATGCATTGTGCAAAAAAATTTAACACGATAATGTTGTTAACACAAGGTCAACAAAGATCAATATGATCAATCATTGATGAGGCTCGGGTAAAAGATTAAGTGATAAACAAACCAAATTTAAGTGGTTCACCTTCAAAATTAGAGTGATTTGTATACGTTTGATATGGATTAAAAAAGTGCTCTACAACAGTGTATACTTAAAAGATGGACGAGCCCTTAATGAGCCCCAAAAGTCATGGACTTCAAGTACTTCACCGCTCTGTCATTAAATTAAGTGTAGAAACGACTTGCTGGCCACTTCTTCATTATCCGATCGACGTGTGGAGGTGATGTGTCACTTGCCCAAGGCTAGTTGCAAAGTTTCTTGGGCCAACATGTACCGAGCACTTCTCTCGGCCAATAGTGGCCGAGCATTTTCCCGAACGCTAAGTCTGACAACTTTTACGTCCTTTCATATACCTCTACTCTCGTTGATGACATGGTAAACGCGTGGCTTGGAGTTGGTGTCTGAGTAGGCCTGTCTCTGGGCTTCATGCCATAAAATTGTTCCGTACGTCAACTTGCTCGGGTGGTTGAAAAATACTCTCTGATTAATGTTAATCCTTGTGATGGTGCTCTGTCAATTAGTTCCATTAGACTGGCCCATAAGCCCAAGACTTCGATTTTCTCCTCTCGTAGGCCTTCTCTATGCTCCACTTCAATGGGTCAACCGTAATCACTGACGGCGTGCTCCGCAACGGTGTACTCGTGTGGCTGACTTAACGAATAAACCGACTTGCGCGAGGAGAGACCCATCCAGTGACTCCGGTCCGGCTATCCAAAACAACCTGCACCTGGGACAATTTGCAATTTCGCAGCAGAGAAAGGCGGCAGAGGCAGATGATGAAATTGTTTGACGCGCACTGTCACCTACAAGACCCAAGAATCTTCGACAAGGCGCCCCAATTGATTGCGGCAACCCTCGATTCTGGCGTCGTTCGTTTTGCCGTCAATGGAGTCTCTGAGGtaccttttcccttttcttattGCTAATAATTTAGTCACCAATCTAATACTATCTTTCAGAAAGATTGGCACTTGGTCAAGCAGCTTGGGGAGTCCTATCCTTGCGTAATTCCTTGCTTCGGTCTCCATCCCTggttaatctctctctctctctctctctctctctctctctctctctctctctctctctctctcttttgagTCGAGAATCGAGATTCAAGGTATGTTGTATATGTGCAGGTTTGTTGCAGAGAGGACCCCGAATTGGCTTAACACTTTAAAACAATTCTTCGAGTCTACGCCCTCTGCAGCAGTTGGAGAGGTTGGCACATGAacatttaattttctttgttcCTTAGTTTGTTTTTGATACCTTATGTTTAGCTGTATGCAAATGTACGATTCGGGTTTTAATCAATGACTCCAAGTGAGGAGCTCCATTTTGATAATCCCTACTTTTATGCTGCAAAAGCTTTTGATTTCATTGGGAAACGCCAAACATTTCAATTCATCTTGATAAAAAGTTCAGGTAACCAACATGTATGTAACTTGGCTTTTGGGTTGAACTTATGGTTTTAACATTCATTAGTTCTAGCTACCCCATCTGAGGGGTTTTCCTTGCTATCTATCTAATGAGGACGTTTATGGGTTAAGCTTTTGATGTGTCATCATTTCTTTTGATCACATGAAGTTCTATTCTTTGCAATAGTGGATTTTATATATTCCAAAATCTTTGTACACAAGAATAAAGGAACCTCTAAATTCTAACACAACCGTGTAAATTCAGATTGGCTTGGACAAAGGTTCGCATGGGAAGAAGGTCGATTTCACGGATCAGGTTCTTATCATTCAAACCCAATTTTTGAAGTGCTCATATAAGTTGGTCATCTCTTCTCATCGGATTGTGGGATGACTTGCTTTCTGTTTGTACATTGTGGATATCTTGACCACTTGTGTAATCTTATTGCCATAAGCAAGAAAATTTCGTTTCTTTctccaaaaataataataattattattattatatgtaaCACCCTAGGAAACATAGTTGAAAAAAAGGGGTTTCTGGGCTTTTCTAAACTTCTTATAAAATGTATGTAAAGagtaaaaataacaattatttAACTTTTGCATACGTCTATACCTTCTATTGATTTCCTTAAGAGATAAATTGCCTCCAtagttgagcgccctggcatgaatcCAAATTGATTGTCTAATaaccgtgtctcttgcctcatttTATGCTCAATtactctctcccaaagcttcaaATGTATGAgtcattaacttaatacccttatagttcattttctttttgataattttttttcctgaagcttcattgtatgaatCAATtactctctcccaaagcttcattgtatgactcattatctTAATGGctgattaaattttttttccccTTCTATTTATgaccattttcttttttaaagaaTGATCAATTTAGTCCTTAAAATTGTTAATGTGTAAGGTTTC
Above is a window of Malus sylvestris chromosome 15, drMalSylv7.2, whole genome shotgun sequence DNA encoding:
- the LOC126604071 gene encoding PHD finger protein At1g33420-like; translation: MVMVVNERPLKRMKRRITADLNDFFTFPSASPNRRVGPFRSSVMDFISKHALLPPPSSLSPHLMTWQILFRAGDDDPSSSPADAAVVCLDIVEEDVARSRSVYCDHCRVVGWSGHPVCGKRYHFIIKADGNSIGGYHKPCMCCGDVVHIYESKCKSCNLDASTKDFEDWVYNQLENTTHLLHGVVHSNGFGHLLRVNGREGGSRVLSGCHIMDFWDRLCKLLGVRMVSVMDVSKKYGLEYRLLHSIIKGHPWYGDWGYEFAAGSFALTRDAYKLAVETLSSLPLSIFLSQGQNHGSHVHDIISRYQSLSECELDNIRDLFGFLISLVHDAHKYSSRVDDAMCKKQGTASASRVLCTWTKSDIECVEEAMFKVLRAVSGSNWVSARNLKRAVFKVASPELLDYCLRELGGKMVGDGMHVCSRYNPGTEAFEYRLVAGSVSSKGSTACSSSSLSSSISEETLVLDLRFLYEYMLQPQTMMKDVPQVTRDLAISSAEKLLDCKQFVKDYKPEKMSANDPSVTCVLCSVEFIDESEECSFINPPPELIVLSNAAVSDLKLAASKAFQDVYLILKRFQAEELLDCGDVDESTQVKHLLGSAEHVRVRGRCNAKSVWSKFRMERGTERWTVDCTCGAKDDDGERMLACDCCGVWRHTRCTGIPDSDSVPAKFLCERCKSSAFVEKSGGPCKDEVVANVDGDSRCTGSSLTAPPDVR